One part of the Tolypothrix sp. NIES-4075 genome encodes these proteins:
- the tkt gene encoding transketolase: MAVATQSLEELCINSIRFLAIDAVEKAKSGHPGLPMGAAPMAFVLWDRFMRYNPKNPKWFNRDRFVLSAGHGSMLQYALLHLTGFDSVSIEDIKQFRQWESKTPGHPENFMTEGVEVTTGPLGQGIANAVGLAIAEAHLAAKFNKPDAKIVDHYTYVILGDGCNMEGISGEACSFAGHLGLGKLIALYDDNHISIDGSTDVAFTEDVSKRFEAYGWHVLHVKDGNKDLDAIEKAIAEAKSVTDKPTMIKVTTTIGYGSPNKANTAGIHGSALGGDEVTLTRNNLEWTYEPFVVPEDAKNHMGKAVERGANYEDEWNKTFADYKAKYAEEAALFERFISGKLPDGWDKVLPTYTSEDKGLPTRKHSENCLNKLSKVLPELIGGSADLTHSNLTEIKGSGDFQKGQYENPNIHFGVREHAMGAICNGIALHQSGLIPYGATFLIFTDYMRAAIRLSALSQAGSVWVMTHDSIGQGEDGPTHQPIETLASLRAIPNLTVIRPADGNESSGAYKVAIEKSKENAPTLLAFTRQNVPNLAGTSIEGVTKGAYTVVDSEGTPELILIGTGSELSLCVTAAEKLTSEGKKVRVVSMPSWELFEAQDAAYKESILPKAVTKRVSVEAAASFGWHKYVGTEGDCVSIDRFGASAPGGVCMEKFGFTVENVLATAKKVLG, translated from the coding sequence ATGGCTGTTGCAACCCAATCCCTCGAAGAACTTTGTATTAACTCGATTCGCTTTTTGGCTATTGATGCCGTAGAAAAAGCCAAATCGGGACACCCAGGACTGCCAATGGGTGCGGCACCAATGGCGTTTGTGCTGTGGGACCGTTTTATGCGGTACAATCCTAAAAATCCCAAGTGGTTTAACCGCGATCGCTTTGTATTGTCAGCCGGTCACGGCTCGATGTTGCAGTATGCCCTCCTACACCTGACAGGCTTTGACAGCGTAAGTATTGAAGACATCAAGCAGTTCCGTCAGTGGGAATCCAAAACCCCAGGACACCCGGAAAACTTCATGACCGAAGGTGTAGAAGTTACTACCGGACCATTGGGACAAGGAATTGCCAATGCTGTCGGTTTAGCGATCGCAGAAGCGCACCTAGCCGCTAAATTCAACAAACCCGATGCCAAAATTGTAGACCACTACACCTACGTAATTTTGGGTGACGGTTGCAACATGGAAGGCATTTCCGGTGAAGCTTGTTCTTTCGCAGGACACTTGGGATTAGGCAAACTCATCGCTCTGTACGACGACAACCACATCTCCATCGATGGTTCTACAGATGTAGCATTCACCGAAGATGTTTCCAAGCGCTTTGAAGCATACGGCTGGCACGTTTTGCATGTCAAAGACGGTAATAAAGATTTAGACGCAATTGAAAAGGCGATCGCCGAAGCTAAATCTGTCACCGACAAGCCGACCATGATTAAGGTGACAACCACCATCGGTTACGGTTCTCCCAACAAGGCAAACACTGCCGGCATTCACGGTTCAGCGTTGGGCGGCGATGAAGTAACTCTAACCCGGAATAACTTAGAGTGGACATATGAACCTTTCGTAGTCCCAGAAGATGCCAAAAATCACATGGGTAAAGCCGTTGAGCGCGGTGCTAACTACGAAGATGAGTGGAATAAGACCTTTGCCGACTACAAAGCCAAATACGCCGAAGAAGCGGCTCTATTTGAACGTTTCATTAGCGGCAAACTCCCCGACGGTTGGGACAAGGTACTACCCACCTACACAAGCGAAGATAAAGGACTGCCCACCCGCAAACACTCAGAAAACTGCCTCAACAAATTATCAAAAGTTTTACCTGAGTTAATTGGTGGTTCCGCTGACTTAACCCACTCCAACCTTACCGAAATCAAAGGCAGCGGCGACTTTCAAAAAGGGCAATACGAAAACCCCAACATCCACTTTGGCGTGCGGGAACACGCTATGGGCGCAATTTGTAACGGTATAGCGCTGCATCAATCAGGATTAATTCCTTACGGCGCCACCTTTTTGATTTTCACAGATTACATGCGTGCTGCCATCCGCTTATCTGCCCTGTCTCAAGCGGGTTCGGTTTGGGTGATGACTCACGACTCGATTGGACAAGGTGAAGACGGTCCAACGCACCAACCAATTGAAACTTTAGCTTCTTTAAGAGCGATTCCTAACTTAACAGTGATTCGTCCCGCAGACGGAAACGAATCTTCTGGTGCTTACAAAGTAGCGATCGAGAAGTCCAAGGAAAATGCTCCTACTTTGTTAGCGTTCACCCGTCAAAATGTCCCCAACTTGGCAGGTACATCAATTGAGGGCGTGACCAAGGGTGCATACACAGTGGTAGATTCTGAGGGTACACCAGAGTTAATCCTGATTGGTACTGGTTCAGAATTGAGCCTCTGCGTCACCGCAGCCGAGAAACTCACCAGCGAAGGCAAGAAAGTCCGTGTTGTCTCAATGCCTTCTTGGGAACTGTTTGAAGCACAGGATGCGGCTTATAAAGAGTCTATTCTACCTAAAGCCGTTACCAAGCGCGTGTCTGTAGAAGCTGCCGCTAGTTTCGGCTGGCACAAGTACGTCGGCACCGAAGGCGATTGTGTGAGCATAGATCGCTTTGGTGCTTCCGCTCCCGGTGGCGTTTGTATGGAGAAGTTCGGTTTTACCGTTGAGAATGTGTTAGCGACAGCTAAGAAAGTTTTGGGTTAA
- the fabF gene encoding beta-ketoacyl-ACP synthase II — MTDFIRKRVVVTGVGAITPIGKTPAEYWSGLMEGRNGIDYISLFDATSHDCRIAGEVKDFDPHEYMERKEAKRMDRFSQFGVAGAKQALADAGLVINDLNAEQVGVIIGSGVGGIKVMEDQQTIYLNRGPDRCSPFMIPMMIANMAAGLTAIHTGARGPNSCSVTACAAGSNAIGDAFRLIQNGYAQAMICGGCEAAVTPLSLAGFAACKALSCRNDDPAHASRPFDRDRNGFVMGEGAGILILEELQHALSRKARIYAEIVGYGMTCDAYHITSPVPGGEGAARAIQLALKDGGITPDMVNYINAHGTSTQANDSTETAAMKRALGEHAYKIAISSTKSMTGHLLGGSGGIEAVATVLAIANDKIPPTINLEKPDPECDLDYVPNTSRNLNVEVALSNSFGFGGHNVTLAFKKYR, encoded by the coding sequence ATGACAGATTTTATACGTAAGCGCGTTGTTGTAACTGGTGTTGGCGCGATTACACCAATTGGTAAAACACCAGCCGAATATTGGTCCGGATTAATGGAAGGACGCAATGGCATCGACTACATCAGTTTATTTGATGCTACAAGCCATGATTGCCGCATTGCTGGTGAGGTGAAAGACTTCGATCCACATGAGTACATGGAGCGCAAAGAAGCCAAGCGCATGGATCGGTTTTCCCAATTTGGAGTTGCGGGTGCAAAACAGGCTCTAGCAGATGCTGGATTAGTCATCAATGACCTAAACGCCGAACAAGTGGGTGTAATCATCGGTTCCGGCGTTGGCGGCATTAAAGTGATGGAAGACCAGCAAACGATCTACCTGAACCGAGGTCCGGATCGCTGTAGTCCTTTCATGATTCCGATGATGATCGCTAACATGGCAGCGGGGTTGACAGCGATTCACACTGGTGCTAGAGGTCCAAATTCCTGCTCCGTCACTGCTTGCGCTGCCGGCTCGAATGCGATTGGAGATGCTTTTCGCTTGATTCAAAATGGATATGCCCAAGCGATGATTTGCGGCGGATGCGAAGCGGCAGTCACACCCTTGTCTCTAGCTGGATTTGCCGCATGTAAAGCCCTTTCGTGTCGGAATGATGACCCCGCACACGCTAGCCGTCCATTTGACCGCGATCGCAACGGATTTGTCATGGGTGAAGGTGCGGGAATTTTAATTTTAGAAGAGCTGCAACACGCCTTAAGTCGCAAAGCCCGTATTTATGCGGAAATTGTCGGCTATGGCATGACTTGTGATGCATACCATATTACTTCCCCCGTCCCAGGCGGTGAAGGAGCCGCCAGAGCCATACAACTGGCTTTGAAAGACGGCGGAATAACTCCAGATATGGTAAACTACATCAACGCTCACGGCACCAGCACCCAAGCGAACGATTCGACAGAAACCGCCGCCATGAAACGAGCCTTGGGAGAACATGCTTATAAAATAGCAATCAGTTCCACCAAATCCATGACCGGTCATTTGTTGGGTGGTTCTGGAGGCATTGAAGCCGTGGCAACAGTATTAGCGATCGCCAACGATAAAATTCCGCCGACAATTAATTTAGAAAAGCCAGATCCAGAGTGTGACCTGGATTATGTTCCCAATACAAGCCGCAATTTGAATGTCGAGGTGGCACTTTCCAATTCTTTTGGGTTTGGCGGACACAATGTCACGCTAGCCTTTAAGAAGTACCGCTAA
- the acpP gene encoding acyl carrier protein, producing the protein MSEAEIFETVKKIVAEQLSVTEADTIKPQSNFANDLQADSLDTVELVMALEEEFDIEIPDEAAEKITTVQEAVDYINNKVAASA; encoded by the coding sequence ATGAGTGAAGCGGAAATTTTTGAAACGGTCAAGAAAATCGTCGCCGAGCAACTTAGCGTTACTGAGGCTGACACGATTAAACCACAATCCAATTTTGCCAACGATCTACAGGCTGATTCCTTAGATACAGTTGAACTGGTAATGGCTTTAGAAGAAGAATTTGATATTGAAATTCCTGATGAAGCCGCCGAAAAAATTACCACAGTTCAAGAAGCTGTAGACTACATCAACAACAAAGTTGCCGCATCCGCCTAA
- a CDS encoding CoB--CoM heterodisulfide reductase iron-sulfur subunit B family protein: protein MLSQTLKYAYFPGCVAQGACRELSLSTKALTKALGIELVELKKAACCGSGTFKEDSQLLEDTVNARNIALAEELNLPLLTHCSTCQGVIGHVDERLKECQKTDPQYIDKVNGFLEKESCSPYRGSTEVKHLLYALVCDYGIEEIQKRVTRKLSGLKCAAFYGCYLLRAQKSMPYDDPFQPEAMENVFRAIGATPIYYRGRTQCCGWPLSSYATSQSFKMAGMHIQDALTSGADCIVTPCPLCHLNLDSRQPEVEKVIGQKLGLPVLHLPQLIALALGISPQELGLERHIVSTKPVLEKLSL from the coding sequence ATGCTATCTCAGACGCTAAAATACGCTTACTTCCCAGGTTGTGTTGCCCAAGGTGCTTGCCGCGAGTTAAGCTTGTCAACCAAAGCTTTAACTAAAGCTCTGGGTATTGAACTGGTAGAATTGAAAAAGGCTGCTTGCTGCGGTTCCGGCACTTTTAAGGAAGATTCTCAACTGTTGGAAGATACGGTTAATGCCCGAAATATTGCTTTAGCAGAAGAATTAAATTTGCCGCTACTCACGCATTGCAGCACTTGTCAAGGTGTGATTGGTCACGTTGATGAGCGCTTGAAAGAATGTCAAAAAACTGACCCCCAATACATCGACAAAGTTAATGGCTTTTTGGAAAAAGAAAGCTGTTCGCCTTATCGGGGAAGTACTGAAGTTAAACATCTCCTGTATGCTTTGGTATGTGATTATGGTATAGAGGAAATTCAAAAACGAGTCACCCGTAAGTTGAGTGGGTTAAAATGTGCGGCTTTTTATGGCTGCTATCTTCTGCGTGCCCAAAAATCTATGCCTTATGATGACCCTTTCCAACCGGAAGCGATGGAAAATGTTTTTCGGGCGATCGGTGCAACGCCAATTTATTATCGAGGTCGGACGCAATGTTGCGGATGGCCTCTTTCGAGTTATGCTACTAGCCAATCTTTTAAAATGGCGGGGATGCATATTCAAGATGCGCTGACATCTGGTGCTGATTGTATTGTTACACCTTGTCCGCTGTGTCATTTGAATTTAGATTCTCGTCAGCCTGAGGTGGAAAAAGTCATCGGGCAAAAATTAGGTTTGCCGGTGTTGCATTTACCGCAGTTGATTGCTTTGGCATTAGGTATTAGTCCGCAAGAACTCGGTTTAGAAAGGCACATTGTTTCGACTAAGCCAGTTTTGGAGAAATTGAGTTTGTAG
- a CDS encoding bromodomain-containing protein — translation MDFKYKWKNGQAPSLDQAARSKYLLDQTQFDTEEDRNIAEQDARKHLGVPTRIADDDRSILPHAASDESEDDLNDL, via the coding sequence ATGGACTTTAAGTATAAGTGGAAGAATGGTCAAGCTCCAAGTCTAGATCAAGCAGCACGTAGCAAATATCTCCTGGATCAAACCCAGTTTGATACCGAAGAAGACCGTAATATTGCAGAGCAAGATGCTCGTAAGCATTTAGGTGTACCCACACGGATCGCAGATGACGATCGCTCTATATTACCTCACGCGGCTTCTGATGAAAGTGAGGATGATTTAAACGATTTATAA